In one window of Syngnathus typhle isolate RoL2023-S1 ecotype Sweden linkage group LG7, RoL_Styp_1.0, whole genome shotgun sequence DNA:
- the ppip5k1b gene encoding inositol hexakisphosphate and diphosphoinositol-pentakisphosphate kinase 2 isoform X3 yields the protein MSQSRDGRRPDGGDGPKRGGADFSDDEVDKRPMEADVKIDMFREEDVEDEESPSGRQIVVGICCMMKKSKSKPMTHILERLCKFDYIEVVVFPEDVILDQPVDKWPLCDCLISFHSKGFPLDKAVEYAQLRNPLLINDLNMQYFIQDRREVYRILQEEGIELPRYGVLDRNPDNPEECNLVEAEDHVEVNGEVFPKPFVEKPVCAEDHNVYIYYPTSAGGGSQRLFRKIGSRSSVYSPETSVRKTGSYIYEEFMPTDGTDVKVYTVGPDYAHAEARKSPALDGKVERDSEGKEIRYPVMLTAMEKLVARKVCLAFKQTVCGFDLLRANGHSFVCDVNGFSFVKNSMKYYDDCAKVLGNMVMRELAPQFHIPWSIPMEAEDIPIVPTTSGTMMELRCVIAIIRHGDRTPKQKMKMEVRHPLFFELFDKCGGYKSGKLKLKKPKQLQEVLDIARLLLLELGQHNDCEIEEKKSKLEQLKTVLEMYGHFSGINRKVQLTYLRHGQPKASSEEEDSKRESPSLLLVLKWGGELTPAGRVQAEELGRAFRCMYPGGQAGRHRALGCESPIDFGDYAGYPGCGLLRLHSTYRHDLKIYASDEGRVQMTAAAFAKGLLALEGELTPILVQMVKSANMNGLLDSDSDSLTDCQQKVKARLHEIMQKDQDFSQEDYQKLAPTGSLSLVNSMKIIQNPVKTCDKVYTLIQSLTSQIRKRLEDPKSSDLQLYHSETLELKLQRWSKLERDFRMKSGRYDISKIPDIYDCIKYDTQHNSSLDLDDTLELFRLSRALADIVIPQEYGITKAEKLDIAQAYCVPLMKKIQLDLQRTHEDEAVNKLHPLYSRGVMSPGRHVRTRLYFTSESHVHSLLSVFRYGGLFDDEKDQQWKQAMDYLSAVTELNYMTQIVIMLYEDNNKDPSSEERFHVELHFSPGVKGCDDEENVPLGFGFRPASSENKDKKPNQGSLEDLSQDQTDQALQVYEPINIQKRSPIIRNRKTGSMEVLSETSLSQSSKGCTSHRLHPSSSRQSPEVKAASSLGFEGCSMVPSIYPLETLHNLLSLKQVDEFLNAVCESGSEAHAKTMKALSGLFDSQTRTSLDSPQAPGSEPSLRPPGRPLWHKEASVPSSAVSSAGPSSPIVENPALSFNLSE from the exons ATGTCCCAATCCCGTGACGGACGGCGGCCAGACGGCGGGGATGGTCCCAAGCGGGGCGGCGCCGACTTCTCCGACGACGAGGTCGACAAACGGCCAATGGAGGCGGACGTAAAGATCGACATGTTCCGAGAGGAAGATGTGGAAGACGAAGAGTCG CCGTCCGGGCGACAGATCGTGGTGGGCATCTGCTGCATGATGAAGAAGTCCAAGTCCAAGCCCATGACGCACATCCTGGAGCGCCTCTGCAAGTTCGACTACATCGAGGTGGTCGTCTTTCCCGAGGACGTCATCCTGGACCAGCCCGTGGACAAATGGCCGCTGTGCGACTGCCTCATCTCCTTTCACTCCAAAG GTTTCCCACTGGACAAAGCTGTGGAATACGCTCAACTCAGGAATCctcttctcatcaatgacctcaacaTGCAGTATTTCATCCAAGACCGGAGGGAAGTGTACCGCATTCTCCAAGAAGAGGGCATCGAACTACCTCGctacggcgtgctcgaccgaaaTCCGGACAATCCTGAAG AGTGCAACCTGGTGGAGGCCGAGGACCACGTGGAGGTCAACGGGGAGGTCTTCCCCAAACCCTTTGTGGAGAAGCCCGTGTGCGCCGAGGACCACAACGTCTACATCTACTACCCGACGTCAGCGGGCGGCGGCAGCCAGAGACTTTTTCGAAAG ATCGGGAGTCGTAGCAGCGTCTATTCCCCGGAGACCAGCGTTCGCAAGACGGGCTCGTACATCTACGAGGAGTTCATGCCCACGGACGGCACGGACGTCAAG GTGTACACCGTGGGGCCGGACTATGCCCACGCGGAGGCCCGCAAGTCTCCGGCGCTGGACGGCAAGGTGGAGCGAGACAGCGAGGGCAAGGAGATCCGATACCCCGTCATGCTGACCGCCATGGAGAAGCTGGTCGCCCGAAAAGTCTGCCTGGCCTTCAAG CAAACGGTGTGCGGCTTCGACTTGCTCCGAGCCAACGGCCACTCGTTTGTCTGCGACGTCAACGGCTTCAGCTTCGTCAAAAACTCCATGAAGTATTACGACGACTGTGCCAAGGTGCTCGG AAACATGGTGATGAGAGAGTTGGCCCCTCAGTTCCACATTCCCTGGTCCATCCCGATGGAAGCCGAAGACATCCCCATTGTGCCCACAACCTCAGGAACCAT GATGGAGCTGCGCTGTGTGATCGCCATCATTCGCCATGGCGATCGCACACCAAAGCAAAAGATGAAAATGGAGGTTCGACATCCTCT attCTTCGAGTTGTTTGATAAGTGTGGAGGTTACAAGTCAGGAAAGCTCAAGTTGAAAAAACCAAAACAGCTTCAG GAAGTGCTGGATATCGCtcgtctgctgctgctggaacTTGGCCAACATAACGACTGTGAGATTGAGGAGAAGAAGTCCAAACTGGAGCAACTCAAGACCGTCCTGGAGAT GTATGGTCACTTCTCAGGTATCAACAGGAAAGTCCAGTTGACGTACTTGCGTCACGGACAACCTAAAGCCTCCAGCGAAGAGGAAG ACTCCAAGAGGGAGAGCCCGTCTCTGCTGCTGGTCCTCAAGTGGGGCGGCGAGCTGACGCCTGCCGGCCGGGTCCAGGCCGAGGAGCTGGGTCGAGCCTTTCGCTGCATGTACCCCGGAGGCCAAG CCGGTCGCCACCGGGCCCTCGGCTGCGAGTCCCCTATTGATTTTG GCGACTACGCCGGCTACCCCGGGTGTGGCCTCCTCCGCCTGCACAGCACTTACCGCCACGACCTTAAGATCTACGCCTCCGACGAAGGCCGCGTGCAGATGACGGCCGCCGCCTTTGCCAAG GGGCTCCTCGCTCTGGAAGGTGAGCTGACGCCCATCCTGGTTCAGATGGTCAAGAGCGCCAATATGAACGGGCTGCTGGACAGCGACAGCGACTCGTTGACCGACTGCCAGCAAAAAGTCAAAGCCCGGCTCCACGAGATCATGCAGAAGGACCAGGACTTCTCACAAGAAGATTATCAGAAG CTGGCGCCAACAGGGAGCCTGTCGCTGGTGAACTCCATGAAAATCATACAGAACCCGGTCAAAACCTGCGACAAAGTGTACACACTCATCCAGAGTCTCACCTCGCAAATTCGAAAGCGGCTGGAAGATCCCAAGTCTTCAG acctaCAACTGTACCACAGCGAGACCCTGGAACTGAAGCTGCAGCGCTGGTCCAAACTGGAGCGAGATTTCCGCATGAAGAGCGGCCGCTACGACATCAGTAAGATCCCGGACATCTACGACTGCATCAAGTACGACACGCAGCACAACTCCTCGCTGGACCTGGACGACACACTGGAGCTCTTCCGCCTCTCCCGAGCGCTGGCCGACATCGTCATACCACAG GAATACGGCATCACCAAAGCCGAGAAGCTGGACATCGCTCAGGCCTACTGCGTCCCTCTGATGAAGAAGATCCAGCTGGACCTGCAGAGGACGCACGAGGACGAGGCTGTCAACAAGCTGCACCCTCT GTACTCGCGTGGGGTGATGTCGCCGGGCcgtcacgtccgcacgcgtctttacTTCACCAGCGAGAGCCACGTCCACTCTCTGCTCAGCGTCTTCCGCTACGGAGGACTCTTTGAC GATGAAAAAGACCAGCAATGGAAGCAGGCCATGGACTACCTGAGCGCTGTGACTGAGCTCAACTACATGACGCAGATTGTCATCATGCTGTACGAGGACAACAACAAG GACCCCTCGTCGGAGGAGCGTTTCCACGTGGAGCTGCACTTCAGTCCGGGGGTCAAAGGTTGCGATGACGAGGAAAACGTTCCGCTCGGCTTCGGCTTCCGGCCGGCCTCCTCAGAG AATAAAGACAAAAAGCCAAACCAGGGCAGCCTGGAGGATCTCTCTCAGGACCAAACGGACCAGGCGCTCCAAGTTTACGAGCCAATCAACATCCAGAAACGCTCACCCATCATTCGCAACCGCAAGACGGGCTCCATGGAG GTCCTCTCCGAGACTTCGCTCAGCCAGTCGTCCAAAGGCTGCACGTCGCATCGACTCCACCCTTCGAGCTCGCGCCAGTCGCCCGAAGTCAAAGCAGCCAGCAGCCTTG GTTTCGAAGGCTGCTCGATGGTGCCCTCTATCTACCCGCTGGAGACGCTGCACAACTTGCTCTCGCTGAAGCAAGTGGATGAGTTCCTCAACGCCGTGTGCGAGAGCGGCAGCGAGGCCCACGCCAAGACCATGAAGG CGTTGTCGGGACTTTTCGACTCGCAGACCCGGACGTCGCTGGACAGCCCCCAAGCGCCGGGCTCCGAGCCGTCGCTGCgaccgcccggccggcctcttTGGC ACAAAGAGGCGAGCGTCCCCTCCAGCGCCGTGTCCAGCGCCGGCCCTTCCTCCCCCATCGTGGAGAACCCGGCCCTCAGCTTCAACTTGAGCGAGTGA